Proteins from a genomic interval of Chryseobacterium indologenes:
- a CDS encoding 2Fe-2S iron-sulfur cluster binding domain-containing protein, whose amino-acid sequence MSDINIKITDREGVTHDVIAPTDMSMNLMEIIRSYELAEEGTIGVCGGMAMCASCQVYVINDPGLEPMGDEEDAMLAEAFHVKDNSRLGCQLHIADEMEGLEVEIAPYP is encoded by the coding sequence ATGTCAGATATTAATATTAAAATCACCGACAGAGAAGGTGTAACCCACGATGTGATAGCTCCTACGGATATGTCCATGAACTTAATGGAGATCATTCGTTCTTATGAATTGGCAGAAGAAGGTACTATTGGTGTATGTGGAGGAATGGCGATGTGTGCTTCTTGCCAGGTATATGTAATTAATGATCCCGGTCTGGAACCGATGGGAGATGAAGAAGATGCGATGCTGGCTGAAGCTTTCCATGTGAAAGACAACAGCAGATTGGGATGCCAGTTGCATATAGCAGATGAAATGGAAGGACTTGAAGTGGAAATTGCTCCTTATCCTTAG
- a CDS encoding S9 family peptidase has product MKNVFLTSCFLLSQITFAQYNYPNTPEKSVTDDYFGTKITDNYQWLEDLKSPEVKNWFKAQSDYSHSVIDKIPNRDELYKGMKQIQEMGGDTFSYAKQRGNFYFYTKTKKNEKLSKLYVRDMTTGKESLLFDPETYKKNTQITNFSIDTKGNQIALLFSKSGGEICELKILDVKTGKLLDDVLSPLWSEFGFEFTSDGNSIIYTQMSTGDPNSNMLLKDMKAKLHHIGTSTDKDIILASKGDNPELNMLIEQFPMIEFSDDFNYILLNLGSTKSESPQFYAPYSALKDKKITWKQIVKASDDIVQTFITGDQLFFLTHKNAPNYKIGVTSLSNPDFAHAKILVPESNTTSITSIQTSKNYLIYSVSNGITQEKYQMDMKTFAIKKIPLPEGVNNSAPLNARENDDLQCYNFNWLSPRTAYEYSPANGKVVKSKYFNGDNNYPDYTQLYEVKEVEVKSHDGTMVPLSIIYPKNMKMDGTAPAYITGYGGYGISSVPRFSNKLVVLLEQGVVTAIAHVRGGGEKGENWHQDGMKSKKPNTWKDFIACSQYLVDQKYTSPSKLIGNGASMGGVLIGRAITERPDLYGVAIAEVGMTNVLRSQNSANGANQIPEVGSIKESGDIKHLIEMDVQSKVKKGVKYPAVLVRTGMNDSRITPWEPGKFAAKLQNSTASGKPVLLYVNYENGHFTSDLDVAFREYADMYAFALWQVGHPKFQPAKK; this is encoded by the coding sequence ATGAAAAATGTATTTCTGACGAGCTGTTTTCTGTTAAGCCAGATCACTTTTGCTCAGTATAATTATCCTAACACTCCTGAAAAATCTGTCACTGATGATTATTTCGGAACAAAGATAACAGACAATTATCAATGGCTGGAAGATCTGAAAAGCCCTGAAGTAAAAAACTGGTTCAAGGCCCAGTCAGATTATAGCCATAGCGTTATAGACAAAATTCCCAATCGTGATGAGCTGTATAAAGGGATGAAGCAAATTCAGGAAATGGGTGGTGACACTTTCAGTTATGCCAAGCAGAGAGGAAATTTTTATTTCTATACTAAAACAAAGAAGAACGAAAAGCTCTCGAAACTTTATGTAAGAGATATGACTACAGGAAAAGAAAGCTTACTTTTTGATCCTGAAACCTATAAAAAAAATACCCAAATCACCAATTTCAGCATAGATACGAAGGGAAATCAGATCGCTCTTTTATTCTCAAAATCAGGTGGTGAAATTTGTGAGCTTAAGATTTTAGATGTCAAAACCGGAAAACTCCTCGATGATGTCCTTAGTCCCTTGTGGAGCGAATTTGGATTTGAATTCACCTCAGACGGTAATTCCATCATTTACACCCAAATGAGTACCGGAGATCCGAACAGCAACATGCTTCTGAAAGATATGAAAGCTAAGCTGCATCATATTGGCACCAGCACAGATAAAGATATAATTCTGGCTTCCAAAGGAGATAATCCGGAACTCAACATGCTGATCGAGCAATTTCCTATGATTGAATTTTCTGATGATTTTAACTATATCCTGCTTAATCTTGGTTCCACAAAATCGGAAAGTCCTCAGTTTTATGCACCCTACTCGGCTTTGAAGGATAAAAAAATCACCTGGAAACAGATTGTAAAAGCTTCAGATGATATTGTTCAGACATTTATTACAGGAGATCAGCTCTTTTTCCTTACCCATAAAAATGCACCCAATTATAAAATAGGAGTTACAAGCTTATCAAACCCGGATTTTGCGCATGCTAAAATACTTGTTCCTGAAAGTAATACGACTTCCATAACCTCTATACAAACCTCAAAAAATTATCTTATTTACTCTGTAAGTAACGGTATTACCCAGGAAAAATATCAGATGGATATGAAAACCTTCGCCATCAAAAAAATTCCTTTACCTGAAGGAGTCAATAATTCTGCACCGCTTAATGCCCGTGAAAATGACGATCTTCAATGCTATAATTTTAATTGGCTGTCTCCTCGTACAGCTTACGAATACAGCCCTGCCAACGGTAAGGTTGTAAAAAGTAAATATTTTAATGGAGACAACAACTATCCTGACTATACTCAATTATACGAAGTAAAAGAAGTAGAAGTAAAAAGCCACGATGGCACCATGGTTCCCCTTTCGATTATTTATCCTAAAAATATGAAAATGGACGGGACTGCTCCCGCTTATATTACAGGCTACGGCGGCTATGGAATATCTTCCGTTCCACGTTTTTCCAATAAATTGGTTGTATTGCTGGAGCAAGGTGTCGTGACCGCTATTGCCCATGTAAGAGGTGGCGGTGAAAAAGGCGAAAACTGGCACCAAGACGGAATGAAATCCAAAAAGCCCAATACATGGAAAGATTTTATTGCCTGCTCACAATATCTTGTTGATCAGAAATATACTTCCCCATCAAAATTGATCGGCAACGGAGCAAGTATGGGTGGTGTACTTATAGGTAGAGCCATCACAGAAAGACCGGATTTATACGGCGTTGCTATCGCTGAAGTTGGGATGACCAATGTACTTCGTTCACAAAACTCTGCTAACGGGGCCAATCAGATTCCCGAGGTGGGAAGCATAAAAGAGTCCGGGGACATCAAACATCTGATCGAAATGGATGTGCAAAGCAAAGTAAAAAAAGGAGTAAAATATCCTGCCGTTCTCGTTCGTACCGGGATGAATGATTCCAGAATTACCCCATGGGAACCTGGAAAATTTGCTGCGAAGCTGCAGAACAGCACCGCTTCAGGCAAACCTGTCCTGCTCTATGTGAATTATGAAAACGGCCATTTCACAAGTGATCTGGATGTTGCCTTCCGTGAATATGCAGATATGTATGCTTTTGCATTATGGCAGGTAGGGCATCCAAAGTTCCAACCGGCAAAAAAATAA
- a CDS encoding TIGR00730 family Rossman fold protein yields the protein MKSITVFCGSSFGTDKIYEEQAFLLGQTLAKQNIQLIYGGSQTGLMGTIANGALSENGKVTGVLPHFLQAKEIAHKNLTELVLVETMHERKTKMNDLCDGVIVLPGGYGTLEEFFEMITWSQLGLHKKPIGVLNIDGFYDDLIKLVQNMVSKGFLKQVNREMMLISDNIDELLEKMRTYQAPTVGKWISKEEI from the coding sequence ATGAAAAGTATTACCGTATTCTGTGGCTCAAGCTTTGGTACAGATAAAATCTATGAAGAACAGGCTTTTTTACTAGGGCAGACTTTAGCAAAACAAAATATACAATTGATTTATGGAGGGTCCCAAACCGGATTAATGGGAACCATTGCCAACGGGGCTTTAAGTGAAAACGGAAAAGTAACCGGCGTTCTGCCCCACTTTTTACAGGCCAAAGAAATTGCTCATAAAAACCTTACCGAACTGGTGCTCGTGGAAACGATGCACGAAAGAAAAACCAAAATGAATGACCTGTGTGACGGAGTGATCGTACTTCCCGGAGGCTATGGTACGCTGGAAGAATTTTTTGAAATGATTACATGGTCGCAGCTTGGGCTTCATAAGAAACCCATCGGTGTATTGAATATTGACGGCTTTTATGATGATCTGATCAAGCTGGTTCAGAATATGGTCAGTAAAGGCTTTTTAAAGCAAGTTAACAGAGAAATGATGCTCATCAGTGACAATATTGATGAACTGCTTGAAAAAATGAGAACCTATCAGGCTCCGACCGTTGGAAAGTGGATATCGAAAGAGGAAATTTAA
- a CDS encoding aminoacyl-histidine dipeptidase translates to MELSNIEPQIIWKNFSKLNAVPRPSKKEEKVIAFIKGFGEDLGLETTVDEVGNVIIKKPATPGMENRKSIVLQSHLDMVCQKNNDVNFDFETEGIKMEIDGDWVKAKGTTLGADNGLGVATIMSVLESSDIPHPALEALFTIDEETGMTGALGLKPGQLTGEILLNLDTEEDDEIDIGCAGGVDVTITQNYAVEASKGQIVRIEVKGLQGGHSGMDIHKGFGNANIILGRLLYKGLENQNIQLLTIDGGGLRNAIPREGVAIVSVRNAQEFIEEATALKKDILEEFASVEPGHQINIENSTSSDQAISEEDSKKVILTLKALHNGVYRMSPDVANLVEASNNVARVELKGGELKILNLTRSSVDSSKYSTAEQLKSVAELAGMNVVFSGSYPGWKPLPGSEIVQIMEKIYTEKFNEKPHVVACHAGLECGIIGANYPNMEMVSFGPTIRGAHSPDEKANIPSAQKFWSFLKDILANIPQK, encoded by the coding sequence ATGGAATTATCTAACATAGAACCGCAGATAATCTGGAAAAATTTCTCCAAATTAAATGCTGTTCCAAGACCTTCTAAAAAGGAAGAAAAAGTAATTGCTTTCATCAAAGGATTTGGTGAAGATCTGGGCTTAGAAACCACAGTAGATGAAGTAGGAAACGTGATTATCAAAAAACCGGCTACCCCGGGAATGGAAAACCGTAAATCGATTGTGTTGCAATCACATTTGGATATGGTTTGTCAAAAGAATAATGATGTAAATTTTGATTTTGAAACGGAAGGAATCAAAATGGAAATCGATGGTGACTGGGTAAAAGCAAAAGGGACGACTCTGGGAGCTGATAACGGTCTGGGAGTCGCTACAATCATGTCTGTTCTTGAAAGCTCTGATATCCCTCACCCTGCTTTGGAAGCATTATTTACAATTGATGAAGAAACGGGAATGACAGGAGCTTTAGGCTTAAAACCAGGGCAATTAACGGGAGAAATCCTTTTGAACCTTGATACTGAAGAAGATGATGAGATTGATATCGGTTGTGCAGGAGGTGTTGATGTGACAATCACTCAGAATTATGCTGTAGAAGCTTCTAAAGGACAAATCGTAAGAATCGAAGTAAAAGGTCTTCAGGGAGGTCACTCTGGGATGGATATTCACAAAGGTTTCGGAAATGCCAATATTATCCTGGGAAGGCTTCTTTACAAAGGATTGGAAAATCAAAATATTCAGTTACTGACTATTGATGGCGGAGGATTAAGAAATGCTATTCCAAGAGAAGGAGTTGCTATCGTTTCTGTAAGAAATGCTCAAGAATTCATTGAAGAAGCAACTGCTCTTAAAAAAGATATTCTGGAAGAATTTGCTTCTGTAGAACCGGGACATCAGATCAATATTGAAAACTCTACTTCTTCAGATCAGGCTATATCAGAAGAGGATTCTAAAAAAGTAATCCTTACTTTAAAAGCCCTTCACAACGGGGTATACAGAATGAGTCCGGATGTAGCAAACCTTGTAGAAGCATCAAACAATGTAGCAAGAGTAGAATTAAAAGGAGGAGAACTTAAAATCCTGAACCTTACAAGATCATCTGTAGATTCTTCTAAATATTCTACCGCAGAGCAATTAAAATCTGTAGCAGAATTAGCAGGAATGAATGTAGTATTCAGTGGTTCTTATCCGGGATGGAAGCCATTGCCTGGTTCAGAGATCGTACAGATCATGGAAAAAATCTACACCGAGAAATTCAATGAAAAACCTCATGTAGTAGCTTGTCATGCAGGTCTTGAATGTGGAATTATCGGGGCTAATTATCCTAACATGGAAATGGTAAGTTTTGGACCAACCATCAGAGGAGCTCACTCTCCTGACGAGAAGGCCAATATCCCTTCTGCTCAGAAGTTCTGGAGTTTCCTGAAAGATATTTTAGCGAATATTCCTCAGAAATAG
- the recR gene encoding recombination protein RecR — translation MDYPSKVLAKAVDEISGLPGIGRKTALRLALHLLKQPNSRAVSLGNSLINLVNEIKYCKDCHNFSDFEVCEICSNEKRTGELICIVEDVRDVIAIENTGKYTGKYLILGGKISPMEGVGPGQLNIPSIERKLNEGKVKEFIFALSATMEGDTTAYYIYKKFKNFNVNFSSIARGISVGDELEYADEISLGRSIINRLPYNEKD, via the coding sequence ATGGATTATCCAAGTAAAGTTTTGGCAAAAGCCGTTGATGAGATTTCAGGATTACCCGGAATAGGAAGAAAAACTGCGCTAAGATTAGCATTGCATTTATTAAAACAACCTAATTCCCGGGCTGTAAGCCTTGGGAATTCCCTGATTAACCTTGTTAATGAAATAAAATATTGCAAAGACTGTCATAATTTCTCAGATTTTGAGGTTTGTGAGATCTGCAGCAATGAAAAGAGAACCGGTGAACTGATCTGTATTGTTGAAGATGTGCGGGATGTAATTGCTATAGAAAATACCGGAAAATATACCGGAAAATATCTGATTCTTGGAGGAAAGATCTCTCCGATGGAAGGAGTGGGTCCCGGCCAGTTAAATATTCCGAGTATCGAAAGGAAATTAAATGAAGGTAAGGTGAAAGAATTTATTTTTGCCTTAAGTGCAACGATGGAAGGAGACACCACGGCTTATTATATTTACAAAAAATTTAAAAATTTCAATGTGAATTTTTCAAGTATTGCCAGGGGAATTTCAGTAGGGGACGAGTTGGAGTATGCGGACGAAATATCTTTAGGACGGTCGATTATCAATAGGTTACCTTACAACGAAAAGGATTAA
- a CDS encoding glycosyltransferase family 2 protein, with protein MNMKLSVIIVNYNVTRLLRNCLLSIRKYIKETEYEVIVIDNASTDSSWGDLIPEFPEVRFMSSQTNGGFSKANNQAIQTAKGEYLLLLNPDTELEGFYMKDLLDFADSHSGFGGMGVRMHDAQGNFLPESKRSVPDMFNSFEKLFTNFRKNNSKSYYRNDIEENAIAEVDVLTGAFLLVRKDVYEKVGGLDEAYFMYGEDIDLCYTLLKHGYKNYYYGEVSILHHKGESTIRDEVYLDRFYGAMQIFIDKYYRHSKPVQYSFLKTGLKLRHKIEKIKLK; from the coding sequence ATTAATATGAAACTGTCAGTTATTATTGTAAATTATAATGTTACCCGGTTATTGAGAAACTGCCTTTTATCTATTCGAAAATATATAAAAGAAACTGAATATGAGGTGATTGTAATTGATAATGCTTCCACAGACAGTTCATGGGGAGACCTTATTCCCGAATTTCCCGAAGTCCGTTTTATGTCTTCCCAAACAAATGGGGGATTTTCGAAAGCAAATAATCAAGCCATACAAACGGCGAAGGGAGAGTATCTATTGCTTTTAAACCCTGATACCGAACTCGAAGGATTCTATATGAAAGATCTTTTGGATTTTGCCGATTCCCATTCAGGTTTTGGAGGCATGGGAGTACGTATGCATGACGCTCAGGGCAATTTTTTGCCGGAAAGCAAACGATCGGTTCCTGATATGTTCAACTCTTTTGAAAAACTGTTTACGAATTTCAGAAAGAATAATTCAAAATCTTATTATAGAAATGATATCGAGGAAAATGCCATTGCAGAAGTAGATGTGTTGACCGGTGCTTTTTTATTAGTCAGGAAAGACGTGTACGAAAAGGTTGGCGGCCTGGATGAAGCCTACTTTATGTATGGGGAAGATATAGACCTTTGCTATACCTTATTAAAGCATGGATATAAAAACTATTATTACGGTGAGGTTTCCATACTCCATCATAAAGGAGAAAGCACTATCAGAGACGAAGTGTATCTGGACAGGTTTTATGGGGCCATGCAGATCTTTATTGATAAATATTACCGCCATTCAAAACCGGTACAGTATTCATTTTTGAAAACCGGTCTGAAGCTCCGCCATAAAATTGAAAAGATCAAATTAAAATAA
- a CDS encoding insulinase family protein — MKKQFTYIAAAFLFAGMLTAQKIDINAMPKPGPTPAINIAQPKTFQLSNGLTVMVVENNKLPIVNTTLSMDRPPYYEGNIAGVSEIMASQLDNGTTNLSKDEFNKKVDFLGAKLNFNSDGATSSSLSKYFPEVLALMADAIVNPKFSASEIQNAKERTIEGLKADEKNASSIAARVSHALMYGKNTSRGEFQTIESINKIQLADVQNIYNKYYSPDNAYLVIVGDVKFEQIKPYIEKAFGGWKKSNTKFAALEPASNVAKTEINVVDVPSAVQSVLSVSNLNNLKMKDPDYFPATMANYILGGGGEARLFMNLREKNGFTYGAYSMLTPSKYSPEFSAQTSVRNEVTDKAVKEMMNELNGISTIKPEELENAKAKLKGAFIMALEKPETIAKFALNQKVQELPADFYTNYLKSIDKVTASDISNAVKTTILPGQSRIFIAGKASDIAEGLEKLGYPVRYFDKEANPVTKPAAQKMDTSVTIGSVADKYINAIGGLQAVQKISSITADATTKIQGMDMSMKLIQAKGGKMMMDMKMMGNSVQKIVFDGKEGYVEGQGKKMPLNDKQKTSMAEPELFPELTFAKSADLKLTGIEKYNNEDSYVVKGAKNTYYYSVKTGLKTGEIKAGDGGSIPTSFADYKDVSGVKLPFTIIQNMGGMDINMTVQSYQLNQAKDSDFK; from the coding sequence ATGAAAAAGCAATTCACTTATATAGCAGCGGCATTTTTATTTGCAGGAATGCTTACCGCACAAAAGATTGATATTAATGCAATGCCTAAGCCGGGCCCTACCCCAGCCATCAACATTGCCCAACCAAAAACCTTCCAGCTCAGTAACGGACTTACGGTAATGGTAGTTGAAAACAATAAACTTCCAATAGTAAACACGACTCTTTCTATGGACAGGCCTCCTTATTATGAAGGAAATATTGCGGGGGTAAGCGAAATCATGGCGAGTCAGCTTGATAATGGAACCACCAACCTGAGCAAAGATGAATTCAATAAAAAAGTTGACTTTTTAGGAGCAAAACTGAATTTCAACTCAGACGGTGCCACTTCCAGTTCTCTTTCCAAATATTTTCCAGAAGTACTGGCATTAATGGCTGATGCAATCGTCAACCCTAAATTCTCTGCTTCGGAAATCCAAAATGCAAAAGAGAGGACTATTGAAGGGTTAAAGGCAGATGAAAAAAATGCCTCTTCTATAGCAGCAAGAGTTTCCCATGCTCTGATGTACGGGAAAAATACTTCGAGGGGAGAGTTTCAGACTATTGAGTCTATCAACAAGATCCAACTGGCAGATGTTCAGAATATTTACAACAAATATTATTCACCGGACAATGCTTATCTGGTCATTGTAGGAGATGTAAAATTTGAGCAGATAAAACCATACATTGAAAAAGCTTTTGGAGGCTGGAAAAAGTCAAATACAAAATTTGCAGCATTAGAGCCGGCATCCAATGTTGCCAAAACCGAGATCAATGTTGTAGATGTACCTTCAGCAGTACAATCTGTGTTATCAGTCAGCAATCTTAACAATCTTAAGATGAAAGATCCTGATTATTTTCCTGCTACGATGGCCAACTATATTCTTGGCGGCGGCGGTGAAGCAAGGCTTTTCATGAACCTTAGGGAGAAAAACGGATTTACGTACGGAGCGTATTCAATGCTTACTCCAAGTAAGTATTCTCCGGAATTTTCTGCTCAGACAAGTGTAAGAAATGAGGTAACGGATAAAGCTGTGAAGGAAATGATGAATGAGCTAAACGGGATTTCTACGATAAAACCTGAAGAACTGGAAAATGCTAAAGCAAAATTGAAAGGAGCTTTCATCATGGCTTTAGAAAAACCTGAAACAATAGCAAAATTTGCCCTTAACCAAAAAGTACAGGAGCTTCCTGCTGATTTCTATACCAACTATCTGAAATCCATTGATAAAGTCACTGCATCAGATATTTCTAATGCCGTAAAAACAACTATTCTTCCTGGCCAGAGCAGGATTTTTATTGCCGGTAAGGCATCTGATATTGCAGAAGGGCTTGAGAAATTAGGATATCCTGTAAGATATTTCGATAAAGAAGCCAATCCGGTTACCAAACCTGCAGCCCAAAAAATGGATACCAGCGTAACGATCGGTTCTGTAGCAGATAAATATATCAACGCAATCGGCGGCTTGCAAGCCGTCCAAAAAATCAGTTCGATAACAGCTGATGCCACCACCAAAATCCAGGGAATGGATATGAGTATGAAACTGATCCAGGCAAAAGGGGGAAAAATGATGATGGATATGAAAATGATGGGTAATAGTGTTCAGAAGATTGTTTTTGACGGTAAAGAAGGATATGTAGAGGGACAGGGTAAAAAAATGCCATTAAACGACAAGCAGAAAACTTCGATGGCTGAACCAGAGCTTTTCCCGGAACTAACGTTTGCAAAATCAGCCGACCTGAAGCTAACCGGAATTGAAAAATACAATAACGAAGATTCCTACGTGGTAAAGGGTGCAAAAAACACATACTATTACAGTGTAAAAACAGGACTGAAAACCGGTGAAATAAAAGCAGGCGATGGAGGTTCTATTCCGACAAGCTTTGCAGATTACAAAGATGTATCAGGCGTAAAACTTCCGTTTACCATTATCCAGAACATGGGCGGAATGGATATCAATATGACCGTGCAATCTTATCAGCTTAATCAGGCAAAGGATTCTGATTTTAAATAA
- a CDS encoding insulinase family protein — MKKRLLSAAAVAFFGLMLNAQQIKFEEYDLPNGLHVILHQDNSAPVVTTGVMYHVGAKDEVKGRTGFAHFFEHLLFEGTPNIKRGEWFKIVSSNGGQNNANTTNDRTYYYETFPSNNEQLGLWMESERMRHAVINQIGVDTQREVVKEEKRLRMDNQPYGNLFPTIQKNLFTKHPYNWPTIGSMEDLNSAKLEEFQAFYKKYYVPNNATLVVAGDIKPEQTKKWIEDYYGAIPKGTVYPKDFPKESPITQEKEVTATDPNIQLPAYVFAYRTPANKEKDAYVLDMLSSYLSNGKSSVLYKKLVDQEKKALQVAAFNQGLEDYSIFAFFAIPMGQTTKQTLQTDIDAEIKKLQTTLISEEDYQKLQNQFENQFVNQNSSIQGIAASLATNHVLMGNTDLINKEIDIYRSITRQDIQNAAKKYLNSNQRIIINYIPEKK, encoded by the coding sequence ATGAAAAAACGACTTCTTTCTGCTGCTGCCGTAGCTTTCTTCGGGCTCATGCTGAATGCACAGCAAATCAAATTCGAGGAATATGACCTTCCCAACGGGCTTCACGTCATTCTTCATCAGGATAACTCGGCTCCGGTAGTAACTACGGGTGTAATGTATCATGTAGGAGCCAAGGATGAAGTAAAAGGCAGAACAGGTTTTGCCCATTTTTTTGAACATCTTTTATTTGAAGGAACTCCCAATATCAAAAGAGGAGAATGGTTTAAAATTGTATCTTCCAACGGAGGGCAAAACAATGCCAATACGACCAACGACAGAACCTACTATTATGAAACTTTCCCGTCGAATAATGAACAACTCGGCCTTTGGATGGAATCTGAAAGAATGCGCCACGCAGTAATCAACCAGATTGGTGTGGATACCCAGAGAGAAGTAGTAAAGGAAGAAAAAAGATTGAGAATGGATAACCAGCCTTATGGAAATCTTTTCCCAACGATTCAAAAGAACCTGTTTACCAAACATCCCTACAACTGGCCAACCATTGGTTCTATGGAAGATCTTAATTCTGCAAAACTTGAAGAATTCCAGGCTTTTTATAAAAAATATTATGTTCCTAACAATGCCACTTTAGTGGTAGCAGGAGATATCAAACCGGAACAGACTAAAAAATGGATCGAAGACTATTATGGTGCTATTCCAAAGGGTACCGTTTATCCCAAAGATTTTCCTAAAGAAAGTCCGATTACACAGGAAAAGGAAGTTACTGCAACAGATCCGAACATCCAGCTTCCGGCATACGTTTTTGCTTATAGAACACCTGCCAATAAAGAGAAAGATGCTTATGTTCTGGACATGCTTTCTTCTTATTTAAGTAATGGTAAATCATCTGTATTATATAAAAAACTGGTAGACCAGGAGAAAAAGGCACTTCAGGTAGCTGCTTTCAACCAGGGGCTTGAAGATTACAGTATTTTTGCATTCTTTGCTATCCCGATGGGGCAAACCACAAAACAGACGTTGCAGACTGACATTGATGCTGAGATCAAAAAGCTTCAGACCACTTTAATTTCTGAAGAGGATTATCAAAAGCTTCAAAATCAGTTTGAAAATCAGTTTGTGAATCAAAATTCAAGTATTCAGGGGATTGCAGCGTCTTTGGCAACCAATCATGTATTGATGGGAAATACAGATCTTATCAACAAGGAAATCGATATTTACAGATCTATCACCAGACAGGATATTCAAAATGCAGCAAAAAAATATCTGAATTCCAATCAAAGAATCATTATCAACTACATTCCTGAGAAAAAATAA